In the Malus domestica chromosome 16, GDT2T_hap1 genome, one interval contains:
- the LOC103431933 gene encoding phytochrome B: MASGAQSSGTSNIKAHHNTESVSKAIAQYTVDARLHAVFEQSGESGKSFDYSQSMKTTKDSVPEQQITAYLSKIQRGGHVQPFGCMMAVDEATFGVIAYSENARDMLDLTPQSVPILEKPEILTIGTDVRTLFTPSSAVLLEKAFGAREITLLNPIWIHSKISGKPFYAILHRIDVGVVIDLEPARTEDPALSIAGAVQSQKLAVRAISQLQSLPGGDIKLLCDTVVESVRELTGYDRVMVYKFHEDEHGEVVAESKRPDLDPYLGLHYPATDIPQASRFLFKQNRARMIVDCHAKPVHVIQDEGLMQPLCLVGSTLRAPHGCHSQYMANMGSIASLALAVIINGNDEEALGGRNSMRLWGLVVCHHTSARCIPFPLRYACEFLMQAFGLQLNMELQLASQMSEKHVLRTQTLLCDMLLRDTPTGIVTQSPSIMNLVKCDGAALYYQGNYYPLGVTPTEAQIKDIVEWLLASHGSSTGLSTDSLADAGYPGAASLGDAVCGMAAAYITKRDFLFWFRSHTGKEIKWGGAKHHPEDKDDGQRMHPRSSFKAFLEVVKSRSLPWENAEMDAIHSLQIILRDSFKNTETNNTNAVMRAQLGDLEFQGINELSSVAREMVRLIETATAPILAVDVNGCINGWNAKVAELTGLSVEEATGKSLVHDLIYKESEEIVEKLLTRALKGEEDKNVEIKMRTFGPEHDNKPVFIVVNACSSKDYANNMVGVCFVGQDVTGQKVIMDKFIKIQGDYKAIVHSPNPLIPPIFASDDNTCCSEWNTAMEKLTGWNQGEILGKMLVGEVFGSCCRIKGPDAMTKFMIVLHNAIGGLDTDKFPFSFFDRNGKYVQALLTANKRVDTEGQVIGAFCFLQIASPELQQTLKVQKQQENECLSRMKELAYICQEVKNPLSGIRFTNSLLEATDLTEDQKQFLETSAACEKQILKIIKDVDLDSIDDGSLELEKTGFLLGSVINAVVSQVMLLLRERDLQLIRDIPEEIKTLAVYGDQVRIQQVLADFLLNMVRYAPSPEGWVEIHVLPSLKKVPDGITLVHTEFRLACPGEGLPPQLVQDMFHSSQWMTQEGLGLSMCTKILKLMNGEVQYVRESERCYFLITLELPMPRRPTNSID, encoded by the exons ATGGCGTCAGGAGCTCAGTCGTCGGGCACGAGCAATATCAAGGCTCACCACAACACGGAGTCTGTGAGCAAAGCCATTGCTCAGTACACTGTAGATGCTCGGCTGCACGCCGTGTTCGAGCAGTCCGGGGAGTCCGGCAAGTCGTTCGACTACTCGCAGAGCATGAAAACCACCAAAGATTCCGTCCCGGAGCAGCAGATTACGGCGTACCTGTCGAAGATTCAGAGGGGCGGCCATGTCCAACCTTTCGGGTGCATGATGGCCGTGGACGAAGCCACGTTCGGAGTCATTGCGTATAGCGAGAACGCACGCGACATGCTCGACCTAACGCCGCAGTCAGTGCCGATCCTTGAAAAGCCGGAGATTCTCACAATTGGGACCGACGTCCGTACGCTATTCACACCGTCGAGCGCGGTGTTGCTGGAGAAGGCATTTGGGGCTCGGGAGATAACCCTTTTGAACCCGATTTGGATCCACTCTAAGATTTCTGGAAAGCCCTTTTACGCAATTTTGCATAGGATTGATGTTGGGGTCGTGATTGATTTGGAGCCTGCGAGAACAGAAGACCCTGCGCTGTCGATTGCCGGCGCGGTGCAGTCGCAGAAGCTGGCGGTGAGGGCGATTTCGCAGCTGCAGTCGCTGCCGGGCGGCGACATTAAGCTTTTGTGTGACACTGTGGTAGAGAGTGTGAGGGAGCTTACTGGCTATGATAGAGTTATGGTTTATAAGTTTCACGAGGATGAGCATGGTGAGGTTGTGGCTGAGAGTAAAAGGCCTGACTTGGACCCATACCTTGGGCTGCACTACCCGGCCACGGATATACCACAGGCGTCAAGGTTCTTGTTCAAGCAGAACCGGGCTCGAATGATAGTAGATTGTCACGCCAAGCCGGTTCATGTGATTCAGGATGAAGGGCTGATGCAGCCTTTGTGCTTGGTTGGATCCACACTAAGAGCCCCACATGGTTGCCATTCCCAGTACATGGCTAATATGGGATCCATTGCGTCATTGGCGTTGGCGGTAATCATCAATGGAAACGACGAGGAAGCTCTTGGTGGGAGAAATTCAATGAGATTATGGGGCCTGGTTGTTTGCCATCACACCTCTGCTCGGTGCATTCCATTTCCGCTTCGGTATGCTTGTGAGTTTTTAATGCAGGCCTTTGGACTTCAATTGAATATGGAATTACAATTGGCTTCACAAATGTCTGAGAAACATGTTTTAAGGACACAGACTCTGTTGTGTGATATGCTTCTGCGTGATACCCCAACTGGCATTGTTACTCAAAGTCCTAGTATAATGAACCTTGTGAAATGTGATGGGGCTGCACTCTACTACCAAGGGAACTACTACCCTCTTGGTGTGACGCCCACCGAAGCCCAGATAAAGGACATTGTGGAGTGGTTGTTGGCTTCCCATGGAAGTTCAACTGGTTTGAGTACAGATAGTTTGGCTGATGCCGGGTACCCTGGAGCTGCCTCTCTTGGTGATGCAGTTTGTGGAATGGCGGCTGCTTATATTACTAAAAGGGATTTTCTGTTCTGGTTCCGATCCCACACTGGGAAAGAGATCAAATGGGGTGGAGCAAAGCATCATCCAGAGGACAAGGATGATGGGCAGAGGATGCATCCACGCTCTTCATTCAAAGCGTTTTTGGAAGTGGTTAAAAGCCGGAGCTTGCCATGGGAGAATGCAGAAATGGATGCAATACACTCTTTGCAGATTATTTTGCGTGACTCATTTAAGAACACAGAGACAAACAATACAAATGCTGTTATGCGGGCCCAGCTTGGCGATCTGGAGTTTCAAGGGATCAATGAGCTCAGCTCCGTAGCAAGAGAAATGGTTAGGTTGATAGAGACTGCAACTGCTCCCATACTTGCTGTCGATGTTAATGGCTGTATAAATGGGTGGAATGCAAAGGTTGCAGAGTTGACCGGTCTCTCAGTTGAGGAAGCTACCGGGAAGTCCTTGGTTCACGATCTCATTTACAAAGAATCTGAAGAAATTGTTGAAAAACTTCTAACCCGCGCTTTAAAAG GTGAAGAAGATAAGAATGTCGAAATCAAAATGAGGACATTTGGCCCAGAGCATGATAACAAGCCTGTCTTCATAGTGGTTAATGCTTGCTCTAGCAAGGATTACGCTAATAACATGGTTGGAGTTTGCTTTGTTGGTCAGGACGTTACTGGTCAAAAAGTAATAATGGACAAATTCATAAAAATACAAGGTGATTACAAAGCCATTGTTCATAGCCCCAATCCTTTGATCCCTCCCATATTTGCTTCAGATGATAACACATGTTGCTCGGAATGGAACACTGCCATGGAAAAGCTCACTGGGTGGAACCAGGGAGAAATCCTTGGAAAAATGTTGGTTGGAGAGGTCTTCGGCAGTTGCTGTCGAATCAAGGGTCCAGATGCTATGACAAAATTCATGATTGTCTTGCACAATGCCATTGGAGGGCTAGACACAGACAAATTCCCCTTTTCGTTCTTTGACCGGAATGGGAAATATGTACAAGCTCTCTTGACAGCAAATAAGAGGGTGGATACAGAAGGTCAGGTTATTGGAGCTTTCTGCTTTTTGCAGATTGCTAGTCCGGAACTGCAGCAAACTCTTAAAGTACAGAAGCAACAAGAAAATGAATGTTTATCTAGGATGAAAGAATTGGCTTACATTTGCCAGGAAGTAAAAAATCCTTTAAGTGGTATACGCTTTACTAACTCACTTTTGGAGGCTACGGACTTAACTGAAGACCAAAAGCAGTTTCTGGAGACTAGTGCTGCTTGTGAGAAGCAAATTTTGAAGATTATAAAAGATGTTGATCTGGATAGCATTGACGATGG aTCACTGGAGCTTGAGAAGACAGGATTCTTACTTGGGAGCGTTATAAACGCTGTTGTTAGCCAAGTAATGTTATTGCTCAGAGAAAGAGATCTACAATTGATTCGAGATATTCCTGAAGAAATCAAAACATTGGCCGTCTATGGTGATCAAGTGAGAATTCAACAGGTCTTGGCTGATTTCTTATTGAATATGGTACGTTATGCACCCTCTCCTGAAGGCTGGGTGGAGATTCATGTTCTTCCAAGCTTGAAGAAAGTACCGGATGGAATCACTCTGGTTCATACTGAATTCAG GTTGGCATGTCCTGGCGAAGGTCTCCCTCCTCAATTAGTTCAAGACATGTTCCATAGCAGTCAATGGATGACTCAGGAAGGTCTTGGACTGAGCATGTGCACGAAGATTTTAAAGCTCATGAACGGTGAAGTCCAATATGTCAGAGAGTCAGAAAGATGTTATTTCTTAATTACTCTTGAGCTTCCTATGCCTCGGAGACCTACAAATAGTATTGACTAg